The Streptomyces laurentii region CGCCGGCCGAGGCGCCCGAGGACACCCCGAGGACGAACGGGTCGGCCAGCGGATTGCGCAGCAGCGACTGCATCACCGCGCCGCACACCGCCAGCCCGGCACCGCACACGGCCGCGAGGAGGGTACGGGGCAGCCGCAGCTCCCAGACGATGCCGTCCCGGATCGGGCTCAGGCCGGACGGGCTTCCGCCCAGATGGGAGGCGACCACGGACCAGGCGTCCGGGACGCGGATGTCGGCCGGGCCGATCGTGAGGGCGAGGGCGACCGAGGCGCACAGGAGGAGGACCCCGGCGGCCCCGGCGAGCGGGGGAAGCGCCCGGGACGTACGGGGGGCACGGGGCGTACGGGGGGCACGGGGCGTACGGAGGGTACGGGGTGTGGCGGGGCTCGCCTCGGCCGCCGTGTCCGGGCCGGTCCGGGTCACTTCGCGAGCCCGTACGTCCGCAGCGCCGCGGCCACCTTCTCGATGCCCTCGACGGTGCGGATCGTGGGGTTCATGGCCTGGCCGCTGAGGATCACGTACCGCTTCTTCCGTACCGCCGTCATGTTCCGGGTGACGGGATGCGACTCCAGGAACTCGATCTTCTTCGCGGCGCTCTCGGCCGACTGCGCCTTGCGGGTCAGATCGGCGATCACCAGCACGTCGGGGTCGCGGTCGGCGACGGTCTCCCAGTTGATCTGCGGCCACTCCTCCTTGGTGTCGTCGAAGACGTTCTTCACCCCGAGCGTCCCGCTGACGATCCCCGGCGCGCCGCAGCAGCCGGCCATGTACGGCCCCTGGGAGTCGGAGAACCAGTACAGGACGGACGCGTCGCCGAAGTCGGCGCCGGCCTTGGCCTCGTCGACCCGGGCGCGGAGTTCCCCGACGAGCTTCTCGCCGCGCTCCGGGACGTCGAACACCCGGGCCAGGTCGCGGATCTCGCCGTACACCGTGTCCATGGTCAGCGGCCGGGTGCGGATGCCGTCGCCGTCGCCGCTGTTGTCCTTGCCGACGCAGTCGGTGGGGGAGAGGTACGTGGGCACGCCGAGCCGCGCGAACCGCTCCCGGGGCGCCACACCGCCCTTGCCCAGGGTGTAGAGGAAGGAGGCGCTGACGAAGTCGGGTTCGGCGTCGAGGACCTTCTCGAACGACGGGTAGCGGTCGGCGAGCCGGGGAACCTTCGCGTTCGCCTTCTCCAGCCCCTTGAGGACCGGGTCCGTCCAGGTGGCGGTGCCCACCATGCGGTCGGCGAGCCCGAGCGAGAGCAGGATCTCGGCCGACCCCTGGTCGAGGGCGACGGCCCGGCTGGGTGCGCGCTCGATCTGCACGCGCTGCCCGCAGTCGTCGAGACGGACGGGGTATCCGGCGGCCGTCTCCTTCGTCTCGGCGGAAGCGGCCGGGCCTCCGCCGGTGCCGCAGCCGGCCACGAGAACGGCACCGGCCACGAGCAGGGCGGCGGAACGGACGGGGTGTGCGAGGGGCACGGAAGGAGTCCTCTGCGTCACGGCTCATGCGCGGAGCCTGTCGTACGGTGCTCCCCGGGCGGCGGCGGGTGCCGCCACTCGGGCCGCCAGCAGGTTTTCGGACTCGGGGTCGTCCGGACGGAGCGCCTTCCCAGGCCCCATGGGGCCCAGTGGCCGATGCTCCGCCCGTCACCCTCACCGCTGCGCGTCAGTTCCGGATTCCCACCGGATTCCCTGACCCGTGCACATACCGTGTCGATACGTACAGAGGTGCGACTGGCCCGGGCAAGTTACCACAGGCGGATCTTGGCCCGGCCGGCCGGCCGGAGCGAGGCCCGTCCGCCCCTCCCTCCAGCCCGCCGTCACCCGCCATCGTCCAGGCCGAAGCTTTACTTCGGGCCTTCTGGGAATCCCGGGTGAATGGTTATTCACTTGATACGGTGAATCGTTATTCACCTCGCATCTCGTCCTGCCTCTGGAGTGCCCTGTGGCCCCGATAGCCGTCCCGCCGGACCCAGCCGCCACCCCCGACGGGCCCACGGGCCGGCCCGGAGTGCGGGAGCGGGCCACGGTCCCGGTACTGGCCTTCGGCGGCATCCTCATGGCCGTCATGCAGACGGTCGTCGTTCCGCTGCTGCCCGATCTGCCCCGGCTGACCGGCGCCTCGGCGGGCGCCGTCTCCTGGATGGTGACCGCCACGCTGCTGGCCGGCGCCGTGCTCACCCCGGTGCTCGGACGCGCCGGCGACATGTACGGAAAGAGGCGCGTCCTGCTGGCCGCGCTCGGGCTGATGACCCTGGGCTCGGTGCTCTGCGCGCTCTCGTCCGACATCGGCGTACTCATCGCGGCCCGCGCGCTGCAGGGCGCCGCGGCCGCCGTCGTCCCGTTGTCGATCAGCATCCTGCGCGACGAACTGCCGCCCGAGCGGACCGGATCCGCGGTCGCGCTCATGAGCTCCACCGTCGGCATCGGCGCGGCGCTCGGCCTGCCGCTCGCCGCGCTCGTCATCCAGTACGCCAGCTGGCACACCATGTTCTGGGCGACCAGCGGCCTCGGCGCGGCCGGCTTCCTGCTCGCCTGGTGGGCGGTCCGCGAGTCGCCCGTCCGCGCCCCCGGCCGCTTCGACGTCGTCGGCGCGCTGGGCCTGGCCGCCGGACTGGTCACCCTGCTCCTCGGCGTATCGCAAGGCGGTCAGTGGGGGTGGGGAAGCCCGCGCGTCATCGGCCTGTTCGTGGCCTGCGTGGTGATCCTGGGACTGTGGTGCGTCCAGCAGCTGCGCGTCGAGCGGCCCCTGGTCGACCTGCGCCTGGCGGCCCGCCCGCGCGTCGCGCTGCCCCACGTCGCCGCGCTGCTGGTCGGCTTCGGCTTCTACGCCAACTCCCTGGTGACGGCCCAGCTCGTCCAGGCGCCCGAGGCCACCGGCTACGGGCTCGGCCTGTCCATCGTCGGCAGCGGCCTGTGCCTGCTGCCCGGCGGCCTGACCATGCTGCTGTTCTCCCCGCTGTCGGCCCGTATCTCGGCGTCCCGCGGCCCGCGCGTCACCCTCGCCCTGGGCGCCGCCGTCCTCGCCGTCGGCTACGCCGTGCGCATCGCGGACAGCCGCGACCTGTGGATGGTCATCGTGGGCGCGTCGATCGTCGCCACCGGTACCTCCCTCGCCTACTCGGCGCTGCCCACCCTGATCCTGGGCGCCGTGCCGGCCGGGCAGACCGCGTCCGCGAACGGCGTCAACGTCCTGATGCGCACCATCGGCCAGGCCGTGTGCAGCGCCGCCGTCGCCGCGATCCTGGTCCACCACACGAGCCCCGTCGGCGGCATCCCGCTGCCCACGCTCCACGGCTATCTGCTGGCGTTCGCGATGGCGGGTACGGTCGCCCTGGTGGCCTGTGCCGCCGCCCTCGCCATCCCCAGGGACCGCGCCCCCGGCGGCGGCCTCCGGACCCGGACCCGGACCCGGACCCGGACCCGGGCCCGCGGCCGTGCGGACGCGGCCGTACGCGACGAGGCGCTGGAAGGAGCATGACCCTCATGACCACCCGATCCGCCACCGCCCCCGCGGGCAAGGCCGGGGAGCCGGGGTCCGGCGACGCCGGGCCGCCCCGCGGCCCCGCCCGCCGGGACGCCGAGGCGACGAAGGCCGCGATCCTCCGGGCCGTCCGCCACCTCCTCGCCCGGCACGCGCAGGCGGACATCACGCTCAAGGCGGTCGCGGACCGGGCCGGGGTCAGCGCGCCCCTGATCCTCAAGTACTTCGGCAACAAGGACACGCTCTTCGCCCAGGTCATGTCCTTCGAGGAGGACGCCGCGGCGCTGCTGGACGCCCCGCTCGCGGACCTCGGCCGGCACATGGTCCGCCACGTCCTGGTGAGCCAGACCGAGCAGGGCGCCGACCCCGTCCTGCGGATCGTGTTCGCGCCGCTGCACGGCGAACAGGGCGACATCCTGCGCACCAACTTCCGTACGCAGGTCGTGGACCGCCTCGCCGGCCGGCTGGGCGGCCCGGACGCGGGCCTGCGCGCGGAGCTCGCGGTGGGCGCCCTGCTGGGCCTGGGCGTGATGTTCGGCATCGCGCGCGGCGCCGAGGTACGGGCCGCGGACATCGACGACCTCGTCGCCCGCTACGGCCCCCTCGTCCAGGCGCAGCTGACGCCCTGAGCCGGGCCACGGGGCGCTGGTGCCGTCACTCGGACGGCACCAGGGCCACCGGCGGCCGGGCGTGGTGCAGCACGGCGTGGGCCGTGCTGCCGATACGTCCGCCCCACGGCGAGCGACGCGTGCGGCGGCCGATCACCACGAGCGCGGCGTGTTCGGCGGCCCGGATCAGCGCCGGCCCGGCCGAACCGGCGACCACCCGGCCGGTGGTCGTCACCTCGGCGTCGTACTTCGCCCGCCAGGGGTCGATCAGCTCGTCGAGCGCGCGCCCGATCGCGGGGCTGACGGAGTAGCGGAGGTCGGGCGCCATGGCGGGCCCGGGCGTCGCGAACGGCGGCAGCCGCTGCGCGTACACGATCTCCAGCCGGGCGCCGCGCCGCGCCGCCGCGTCGAAGGCGAATTCCAGGACGTCGTGGTCCGGCCGGTGCGGGTCGACGCCCGCCACGACCGTGTTCCCGGGCGGTGAGCCGCCGTCCGGCCGTACGAGGACGACGGGGCGTTCGGCCAGGCCGGCGACGGCCGTCCCGACCGAGCCCACGACATACCCGGACGCCCGGCCCAGCGCGCGCGAGCCGAGCACCAGCAGAGTGGCGTCCTCGCTCTCGGCGACGAGGCCCGGTACCGGATCGGCGGGCAGGAGGCGGGTGGTCACCGGCAGGCCGTGATGGCGTTCGCGCAGGACGGTGGCCGTACGGGCGAGCAGGTCGCGCGCCCACTCCTCGACGGGTCCGCGGGCGACGCACGGCGTCACGGCCTCCGGCGACGGCTCGCACACGTGCACGAGCCGCACCCCGGTCCCGCGCAGTTCCGCCTCGTCCGCCGCCCACCGCGCGGCGGCGTCCGCCTGCTCCGTACCGTCCAGGCCGACCACGATGCTCCGCGTCATGACCGGTCACCTCCTCGTGGCCGGAGCGGTACGCGCCGTACCGGCTCCCGCACCCTTCGAGCCTGTCCCCGGCGACGGCCCGGTGACAAGGGCCGAACGGGGGCCGAACGGGGTCGGAAAGGGACGGAAGGGGAACCAGGCAGCCCTGGCGAGGGTCCCCGGCCGGTGCTTTTCTGAAAGGGAGGAGGGGCCTGCGGGACGCGGAGAAGCGGCTTCGGGCCGCGCACCGCGCGATCAGGATCCGCGAGAAGCGGATGGGCCCCTCCTCCCGGAACGACACGCAAGGCGGTGGGCAGGATGGAACGTCCCGTGGTGGCGGGAGTCGACGGATCCGAGACCGGGCTCGCGGCCCTGGACTGGGCCGTGGACGAGGCCGAACGGTACGCGCTGCCGCTGCGGATCGTCCACGCCTCGCTCTGGGAGCGGTACGAGGGAGTGGAGACCGACCCGGCCGCGGACCGGCCCACCGGCCAGGACGAGGCCGAGGACATCGTCGCCGCCGCGGCCGAACACGCCCGGCTCCGCGCCCCCGGCGTCGCGGTCACCACCGCGGTCCTGCCCGACGACCCGGCCGGCGCGCTGCTCCGGGAG contains the following coding sequences:
- a CDS encoding membrane transport protein (PF07690: Major Facilitator Superfamily;~The Major Facilitator Superfamily (MFS) isa large and diverse group of secondary transporters that includes uniporters, symporters, and antiporters. MFS proteins facilitate the transport across cytoplasmic or internal membranes of a variety of...; cd06174;~identified by MetaGeneAnnotator; putative;~membrane transport protein [Streptomyces avermitilis MA-4680];~putative substrate translocation pore) → MAPIAVPPDPAATPDGPTGRPGVRERATVPVLAFGGILMAVMQTVVVPLLPDLPRLTGASAGAVSWMVTATLLAGAVLTPVLGRAGDMYGKRRVLLAALGLMTLGSVLCALSSDIGVLIAARALQGAAAAVVPLSISILRDELPPERTGSAVALMSSTVGIGAALGLPLAALVIQYASWHTMFWATSGLGAAGFLLAWWAVRESPVRAPGRFDVVGALGLAAGLVTLLLGVSQGGQWGWGSPRVIGLFVACVVILGLWCVQQLRVERPLVDLRLAARPRVALPHVAALLVGFGFYANSLVTAQLVQAPEATGYGLGLSIVGSGLCLLPGGLTMLLFSPLSARISASRGPRVTLALGAAVLAVGYAVRIADSRDLWMVIVGASIVATGTSLAYSALPTLILGAVPAGQTASANGVNVLMRTIGQAVCSAAVAAILVHHTSPVGGIPLPTLHGYLLAFAMAGTVALVACAAALAIPRDRAPGGGLRTRTRTRTRTRARGRADAAVRDEALEGA
- a CDS encoding tetR family transcriptional regulator (Helix-turn-helix domains; cl00088;~TetR family transcriptional regulator [Streptomyces viridochromogenes DSM40736];~identified by MetaGeneAnnotator; putative), producing MTTRSATAPAGKAGEPGSGDAGPPRGPARRDAEATKAAILRAVRHLLARHAQADITLKAVADRAGVSAPLILKYFGNKDTLFAQVMSFEEDAAALLDAPLADLGRHMVRHVLVSQTEQGADPVLRIVFAPLHGEQGDILRTNFRTQVVDRLAGRLGGPDAGLRAELAVGALLGLGVMFGIARGAEVRAADIDDLVARYGPLVQAQLTP
- a CDS encoding hypothetical protein (identified by MetaGeneAnnotator; putative;~sequence version:1) produces the protein MTRSIVVGLDGTEQADAAARWAADEAELRGTGVRLVHVCEPSPEAVTPCVARGPVEEWARDLLARTATVLRERHHGLPVTTRLLPADPVPGLVAESEDATLLVLGSRALGRASGYVVGSVGTAVAGLAERPVVLVRPDGGSPPGNTVVAGVDPHRPDHDVLEFAFDAAARRGARLEIVYAQRLPPFATPGPAMAPDLRYSVSPAIGRALDELIDPWRAKYDAEVTTTGRVVAGSAGPALIRAAEHAALVVIGRRTRRSPWGGRIGSTAHAVLHHARPPVALVPSE
- a CDS encoding ABC transporter (iron.B12.siderophore.hemin), periplasmic substrate-binding component (ABC transporter (iron.B12.siderophore.hemin), perip lasmic substrate-binding component [Streptomyces venezuelae ATCC10712];~Metal binding protein TroA_a. These proteins are predicted to function as initial receptors in ABC transport of metal ions in eubacteria. They belong to the TroA superfamily of helical backbone metal receptor proteins that share a distinct fold and...; cd01148;~identified by MetaGeneAnnotator; putative;~proposed F420-0 ABC transporter, periplasmic F420-0binding protein; TIGR03868;~putative ligand binding residues [chemical binding]), which gives rise to MPLAHPVRSAALLVAGAVLVAGCGTGGGPAASAETKETAAGYPVRLDDCGQRVQIERAPSRAVALDQGSAEILLSLGLADRMVGTATWTDPVLKGLEKANAKVPRLADRYPSFEKVLDAEPDFVSASFLYTLGKGGVAPRERFARLGVPTYLSPTDCVGKDNSGDGDGIRTRPLTMDTVYGEIRDLARVFDVPERGEKLVGELRARVDEAKAGADFGDASVLYWFSDSQGPYMAGCCGAPGIVSGTLGVKNVFDDTKEEWPQINWETVADRDPDVLVIADLTRKAQSAESAAKKIEFLESHPVTRNMTAVRKKRYVILSGQAMNPTIRTVEGIEKVAAALRTYGLAK